Proteins found in one Aspergillus chevalieri M1 DNA, chromosome 2, nearly complete sequence genomic segment:
- a CDS encoding uncharacterized protein (COG:S;~EggNog:ENOG410PMBE), whose protein sequence is MAHAEEILGAPDGSALTWILDHCLRYPGTYEIPLRTMYALNSNPTRHVNETSRSNRSSGSSNLSVSSAQNQNPTSWDAAAELRAQLSHQISRLPTQPCSLPPSFITSFLRRCFAPVLDEVDFPQALTALDYLKDLDSRRRKEVAATLRRLGIETDTPNSQAELKETRPATLSWIESMNVKIRRAESLYSQIYIGLRRWTLLNEMLLSEPYNKANCIALLNTLFPPVTEFTVTPTPQLTTKTLKSQRDGFFRYITAVDTNGKQILEKLVMQGAREGEANNWTVVREALDKYLRLVNEIIDECTAVTGPASLGEDEFRKGRKVDSGISFVSAHKPMSSVSSGITAEELDKPLPPSPNSKRGGSTLERLARELRKLGDSGVSKNLRKMKSTAALSSRPGTPTASEQSSFDMDDHKRRRFLWEASNRKTHSKQPSSDFQ, encoded by the coding sequence ATGGCGCACGCGGAAGAAATCCTCGGTGCCCCTGATGGCTCTGCATTGACTTGGATCTTGGATCATTGTCTTCGTTACCCCGGCACCTACGAGATTCCTTTGCGAACTATGTACGCTCTGAACTCCAACCCGACTCGCCACGTCAACGAAACCTCCCGTTCCAACCGTTCCTCTGGCTCCTCCAACCTCTCCGTCTCCTCCGCCCAGAATCAAAACCCGACATCATGGGACGCGGCCGCCGAACTCCGCGCTCAACTATCTCACCAGATCTCGCGTCTCCCCACCCAGCCTTGCTCGCTTCCTCCTAGCTTCATTACAAGCTTCCTGCGTCGCTGCTTTGCTCCCGTTTTGGACGAGGTGGACTTCCCTCAGGCCTTGACTGCGCTGGACTACCTCAAGGACCTCGACAGCCGCCGGAGAAAGGAAGTTGCTGCGACTCTGCGTCGTCTGGGTATAGAGACCGACACTCCAAACAGTCAGGCGGAGTTGAAGGAGACCAGGCCAGCGACCCTCTCGTGGATTGAGTCGATGAATGTCAAGATTCGCAGAGCGGAGTCGCTCTACAGTCAGATTTACATTGGCTTGCGTCGTTGGACCTTGCTGAACGAGATGCTCCTGAGTGAGCCTTACAACAAGGCCAACTGCATTGCCTTGCTCAACACTCTCTTCCCTCCCGTCACTGAGTTCACCGTCACTCCTACCCCCCAGCTTACCACCAAGACTCTCAAGTCGCAACGGGACGGTTTCTTCCGCTATATCACTGCTGTTGACACCAACGGCAAGCAAATCCTTGAGAAGCTGGTGATGCAAGGCGCGCGCGAAGGTGAAGCCAACAATTGGACCGTCGTCCGGGAAGCACTGGACAAGTATCTGCGACTCGTCAACGAAATCATCGATGAGTGCACCGCTGTCACCGGCCCAGCAAGCCTGGGTGAAGATGAATTCCGCAAGGGTCGCAAGGTGGACTCTGGAATCAGCTTTGTCTCGGCGCACAAGCCCATGTCTTCTGTCAGCAGTGGCATCACCGCGGAAGAACTGGACAAGCCGCTGCCTCCATCGCCCAACTCCAAAAGGGGTGGCTCTACTTTGGAACGTCTGGCTCGCGAGCTTCGCAAGTTGGGCGATTCTGGCGTGTCCAAGAActtgaggaagatgaagtccactGCTGCCCTTTCCTCCCGCCCAGGGACACCCACCGCCAGTGAGCAATCGTCTTTTGACATGGACGATCACAAGCGTCGGCGGTTCCTCTGGGAGGCTTCAAACCGCAAGACGCATTCCAAGCAACCCAGCTCGGATTTTCAATAA
- a CDS encoding putative UDP-glucose:glycoprotein glucosyltransferase (BUSCO:EOG0926049A;~CAZy:GT24;~COG:O;~EggNog:ENOG410PHC3;~InterPro:IPR040497,IPR029044,IPR040525,IPR009448, IPR040693,IPR040692,IPR040694;~PFAM:PF18403,PF18402,PF18404,PF18400,PF18401, PF06427;~go_function: GO:0003980 - UDP-glucose:glycoprotein glucosyltransferase activity [Evidence IEA];~go_process: GO:0006486 - protein glycosylation [Evidence IEA]), whose amino-acid sequence MVSTKSLAASWRLYAIVATGLTGLVRASPSVNVALQASFDSAPYLLELLETAAEENTTAYFPLLDRIADGTFDDLSTDQDLYERFLKIVHDDGHLRTPESLSSFKLSLAVRSAAPRISAHYQFYNTSVQHSLMAAQDAACPMWVHYDGSQYCSSAMERAQQDVEGESNLRVLPFDRVFGDKSLPPAVLYADIASPMFKEFHQSMTALAKEGQLSYRVRYRPQQHWTSRPLYVSGYGVELALKRTDYIVVDDRDAEHRGKQDTAPGTEDKEAAPDDLKPLSSSEVDRLGKNTVSYVMDSDAPLDSLVKLSQDFPKYSAHVASHNASAELLEDIRNKRGRMLPPGANLMWINGVQMHPSKIDAFSLLDHLRRERRLIEKFRDLGMPAQEAVDLLSHPLLGEALVQDTPQRFNYKDDIEGGHVIIWMNDIEKDGRYKQWPDEIHAYLQRSYPGQLPAVRRNLHHAVFSVDLTDPQDIQLVIEPIQMFVKRNIPVRFGLVPTASSPGAIAQAKVAHYLQDKFGLSSLLQYLEESLKKKKTASPDNSCFQSATKGRNVRPGRQPLSLEETLASDEYEAIVSQTANYQSRLGINSGKRDFFVNGIPFTREESWTQELSMQVNRDLQMVQQNIFEGTIDDDASFSKFLLSDAVDRRNPLITPQDPKDVRILDVGKIVDAHQDALNELPRLASSAENVLDSAHVIVIGDFDSESGAQLLTAALNFQKEHGQTEVLFLHNSDGQKTAKESARLYKSLKEDKKADATQILVDIQGSVVSDAEAEKISQTWAALQPLTGELGFIPGTTGVVVNGRAVDIPDESALDSEDFGLLLTYERTRRITPVAKAVDDLGFSAKFSGPLEFAKLTSLAALSTISDVPEGMFESSSDIRLNLFGKWTASPSVLTVSNSEDPTINIVVSIDPTSELAQKWLPILKVVSELAGVQLKIFLNPQDKINELPIKRFYRYVLDSKPSFAADGSLARPTASFSGVPLEALLTLGMDVPSPWLVAPRDSVYDLDNIKLSAVKSGNVDATYALEHILIEGHSRDLTAKSPPRGVQLNLGTEENLEYADTIIMANVGYFQFKTQPGLWKISLKPGRSQQIFNLDSVGSLGYSPQPGDDNTEVALLSFQGTTLFPRLSRKKGQEMEDVLETGPKPGSAMEYVSKGLDFASGVLSNMGVSTGARVNEHADINIFSVASGHLYERMLNIMMVSVMKNTSHSVKFWFIEQFLSPSFKSFLPHLAAEYGFTYEMVTFKWPHWLRAQREKQREIWGYKILFLDVLFPLSLDKVIFVDADQIVRTDMHDLVTLDLDNAPYAFTPMCDSRTEMEGFRFWKQGYWKTFLRGKPYHISALYVVDLNRFRALAAGDRLRGQYQMLSADPNSLSNLDQDLPNHMQHNLPIKSLPQEWLWCETWCSDEALGIARTIDLCNNPQTKEPKLERARRQVPEWGVYDGEIAALGERVRKQQRVEEEKEQVDEEGTEDGSEWDKDEL is encoded by the exons ATGGTGTCGACTAAATCGCTGGCCGCCTCATGGCGACTGTATGCTATTGTCGCGACTGGGCTGACGGGCCTGGTACGCGCAAGTCCCTCAGTCAATGTTGCTCTGCAGGCATCCTTTGATTCAGCACCGTATCTTCTGGAGCTTTT AGAAACAGCTGCAGAAGAGAACACAACCGCCTACTTCCCCCTCCTCGACCGCATCGCCGACGGCACCTTCGACGACCTTTCAACAGACCAAGACCTTTACGAGCGATTCTTGAAAATCGTCCACGATGACGGACACCTTCGAACCCCCGAAAGTCTATCGTCATTCAAACTATCGCTGGCAGTCCGGTCGGCGGCTCCCCGGATCTCAGCCCATTATCAGTTCTACAATACGTCTGTCCAGCATTCGCTGATGGCGGCGCAGGATGCGGCGTGTCCGATGTGGGTCCATTATGATGGGAGTCAGTATTGTTCATCTGCTATGGAGAGAGCACAGCAGGATGTTGAGGGGGAGTCGAACTTGCGAGTGCTTCCGTTCGATCGCGTCTTTGGTGACAAGTCGCTGCCGCCTGCTGTGTTGTATGCGGATATTGCTTCGCCTATGTTTAAGGAGTTCCATCAATCGATGACTGCTCTTGCGAAGGAGGGACAGTTGTCGTATCGTGTGCGTTACCGGCCTCAGCAGCATTGGACTTCGCGGCCTCTATATGTGTCTGGATACGGAGTGGAACTTGCGTTGAAACGGACGGACTATATCGTGGTCGACGACCGGGATGCTGAGCATAGAGGTAAACAGGATACCGCACCAGGCACAGAGGACAAGGAAGCTGCACCGGATGATCTCAAACCGTTGTCCTCTTCCGAAGTGGACCGTCTGGGAAAGAACACCGTCAGCTACGTGATGGACAGTGATGCTCCCCTGGATAGCCTGGTGAAACTTTCCCAGGACTTCCCCAAGTATTCCGCCCATGTAGCATCTCACAATGCGAGTGCTGAGCTTTTGGAGGATATCCGCAACAAGCGTGGTCGCATGCTTCCGCCAGGAGCCAACCTTATGTGGATCAACGGCGTACAGATGCACCCGAGCAAGATCGATGCATTCTCCCTTTTGGACCACCTGCGTCGAGAGAGAAGGTTGATCGAGAAGTTCCGGGACCTTGGCATGCCAGCTCAAGAGGCCGTAGATTTGCTCTCTCATCCATTGTTGGGCGAGGCGCTGGTACAGGATACACCGCAGCGTTTCAATTACAAGGATGACATTGAAGGCGGCCACGTCATTATTTGGATGAACGATATTGAGAAGGACGGGAGGTACAAGCAATGGCCAGATGAGATCCACGCG TATCTACAACGCTCATATCCTGGCCAATTGCCTGCTGTGCGCCGCAACCTGCACCACGCTGTCTTCTCGGTTGATTTGACCGATCCGCAAGACATTCAACTAGTCATTGAACCCATCCAGATGTTTGTTAAGCGGAATATCCCCGTGAGATTTGGCTTAGTTCCTACCGCTTCGTCGCCGGGTGCTATTGCGCAGGCTAAGGTTGCTCATTACCTTCAAGACAAGTTTGGCCTTTCGAGCTTGCTACAGTATTTGGAAGAG TctctcaaaaagaaaaagacggCGTCACCCGATAATTCCTGCTTCCAGTCTGCGACGAAGGGCCGGAATGTGCGCCCTGGACGACAGCCTCTCTCACTGGAAGAGACCCTGGCAAGTGATGAGTATGAGGCCATAGTTTCCCAAACAGCCAACTACCAATCTCGACTTGGGATCAACTCCGGGAAACGAGACTTCTTCGTTAACGGTATTCCGTTTACTCGCGAAGAATCATGGACGCAAGAGTTGAGCATGCAAGTCAACCGGGATCTGCAGATGGTTCAACAGAACATCTTTGAAGGCACCATTGACGATGATGCATCGTTTTCGAAGTTTTTGTTGTCTGATGCCGTTGATCGACGTAATCCGTTGATTACTCCCCAGGATCCCAAAGATGTCCGCATTCTGGACGTTGGGAAAATTGTGGACGCGCATCAGGATGCTTTAAACGAACTACCCCGTTTAGCGTCGAGCGCAGAGAATGTGCTGGACAGTGCTCATGTTATTGTGATCGGCGATTTTGATTCTGAAAGCGGTGCTCAGTTGCTTACTGCAGCCTTAAACTTCCAAAAAGAACATGGCCAAACGGAGGTTCTTTTTTTGCACAACTCTGATGGACAGAAGACGGCAAAGGAATCTGCAAGACTTTACAAGTCGCTCAAAGAAGACAAAAAAGCTGATGCCACGCAGATCTTGGTTGACATACAGGGGTCAGTAGTATCGGATGCGGAAGCTGAAAAGATCTCTCAGACCTGGGCAGCGTTGCAGCCTCTGACTGGCGAGCTTGGATTCATTCCTGGAACGACAGGCGTTGTTGTCAATGGACGTGCAGTTGATATTCCAGATGAATCTGCTCTGGATTCAGAGGACTTCGGTCTACTCTTAACGTACGAACGCACGAGACGAATCACACCAGTTGCCAAGGCTGTTGACGACCTTGGATTCAGCGCGAAGTTTTCTGGTCCTTTGGAATTTGCGAAGCTCACGTCTCTAGCTGCTCTGTCGACCATTTCGGATGTGCCCGAGGGCATGTTCGAATCCTCTTCTGATATTCGATTGAATCTATTCGGCAAGTGGACGGCATCACCTTCGGTACTTACAGTATCCAACTCGGAAGATCCCACTATTAACATTGTCGTGTCCATTGACCCAACCTCGGAGTTGGCCCAGAAATGGCTTCCTATTCTGAAGGTTGTTTCCGAACTGGCTGGGGTGCAGCTCAAAATCTTCCTGAATCCCCAGGACAAGATCAACGAACTTCCTATCAAGCGGTTTTATCGCTACGTGCTGGACTCGAAGCCCTCATTTGCTGCTGATGGATCTTTGGCTAGACCTACAGCATCATTTTCTGGTGTTCCTCTGGAGGCGCTGCTAACACTGGGCATGGATGTCCCATCACCGTGGCTTGTGGCTCCCAGGGACTCTGTCTACGACCTGGACAATATCAAATTGAGCGCAGTCAAGAGTGGTAACGTGGACGCTACATATGCCCTGGAGCACATTCTGATCGAGGGACATTCGCGGGACCTAACCGCGAAGTCCCCTCCAAGAGGCGTCCAACTGAACCTTGGCACAGAAGAGAACCTTGAGTATGCGGACACCATTATCATGGCTAACGTGGGCTACTTCCAATTTAAGACGCAGCCCGGATTGTGGAAGATCAGCCTGAAGCCCGGACGCAGTCAGCAAATCTTCAACCTTGACAGCGTTGGAAGTCTCGGATATAGTCCTCAACCCGGTGATGATAATACCGAGGTGGCACTGCTTTCTTTCCAGGGGACGACGCTCTTCCCGCGTCTCTCGCGTAAGAAGGGTcaagagatggaggatgTCCTGGAGACGGGTCCTAAGCCGGGCTCTGCGATGGAATATGTGTCCAAAGGACTTGACTTTGCCTCTGGTGTACTGTCAAACATGGGTGTTAGCACCGGAGCCCGTGTCAATGAGCATGCCGACATCAACATCTTCTCCGTCGCAAGTGGTCACCTCTACGAACGCATGCTTAACATCATGATGGTCTCCGTGATGAAAAACACCTCCCACAGCGTCAAGTTCTGGTTCATTGAACAAttcctctccccctccttcAAATCATTTCTCCCGCATCTCGCCGCCGAATACGGTTTCACCTACGAAATGGTAACCTTCAAATGGCCGCACTGGCTGCGCGCCCAGCGCGAAAAACAGCGCGAAATCTGGGGCTACAAGATCCTCTTCCTAGACGTCCTcttccccctctccctcgaCAAAGTTATCTTCGTCGACGCAGACCAAATCGTCCGCACGGATATGCACGATCTCGTCACGCTAGATCTGGACAACGCACCCTACGCCTTCACACCGATGTGCGACTCACGCACGGAAATGGAGGGCTTCCGCTTCTGGAAGCAGGGCTACTGGAAGACTTTCCTCCGCGGAAAACCATACCACATCTCCGCGCTGTACGTCGTTGACCTCAACCGCTTCCGGGCACTCGCTGCAGGAGACCGTCTGCGTGGCCAGTACCAGATGCTCTCTGCGGACCCGAACAGTCTGAGTAATTTAGATCAAGATCTACCGAATCACATGCAGCATAACTTGCCGATAAAGAGTCTGCCGCAGGAGTGGTTATGGTGTGAGACGTGGTGCTCGGATGAGGCGCTGGGTATCGCGAGGACGATTGATTTGTGTAATAATCCGCAGACCAAGGAGCCGAAGTTGGAGAGGGCGAGGAGGCAGGTTCCTGAGTGGGGGGTTTATGATGGGGAGATTGCGGCTTTGGGGGAGAGAGTTAGGAAGCAGCAGCGggtggaagaggaaaaggagcaggtggatgaagagggTACGGAAGATGGTTCCGAGTGGGATAAGGATGAGCTGTAG